TCATTACCATTATCCATAATGGTTTAAACAAAAAGGGAATACAAATTTACTTATATATGGGATTCATCAACTCAGACCACACTCTGCGAATATATTCTTTATGGTTATCATATATCAAATATCACTCATTCGCCTAGTTGTACAAACCAAACTACGTATTTGCTATTTCTACGATTTAAGAccacttaatattaataatagttAATTAGTAGATTGTTATTGGTACTCACAGCTTTCCATCGCGATGCACGCAGTGGGCGGTGGTCAGGATCTTGGTCTGGGAGAGAATGCTAGCGCCGCACACATGGGCATTGTCCACTCGCAAGGAGGCGGCGTAGGTGGTGGCTGTGGCGTCTGCGTCATCCCCGCCCATAATGCGTCCCTGGGCGTGGCACATGCCCACCACCGTCAATCCGATCAGACCCAAAATCACAAGTCTCGGCTGCATCATTATATTCGTGTattctttggtttttttttggtggttCTGCTGTCCACGGCGGTTGGAATGGAAATGCGCAATGCCAGCGGCGAGAATATAAGAGACTAGCTCCATATaaccaccacctcctccaccttATCCCTCCCCACGCTCTCCACCACTTCCTTGACCAAGCCTTATCTTCGGCTTGGGCATCAGACAAAATCTAATCTTATCACCGCCATTGCCAACTTTATGCCGCTATAGACTATTGTTACTTGTTATTTCACCGATTAATTGGCacataaatagaaaattgcACAAGGCGGTGGAAGGGAAGTCCAAATAAACCAAACGACCAAGTGGTGTCCAGTGACAGTCCAACACCATCCATAGTAGATAATGATGAGTAACACATGACTCAGGTGAGCTATATCAGAATGATCTAAGATCTGGCGTGGAAAACTTGGGATTTTGCCGTATTTAGTAGGAATTACCCTTGCTTGATATCTTTAGCTTGGCGATAAGAAATCTGGATTATAAAGATTCAGCCTAGTCATCGGAGATTGACCCAGGTTTATTACGGGCTTTTCCTTCGATCTCTATCTAAATGTATTGTTAAATAGCCATGCTCCGTAATATATATGACTCCATAAACAATAATGGCCATTTACTTGGCAGTTTTGTTAGATAATCCTTGACGGCATCCCATAAACAAGTTTCAAGGCTTCTTGGTAACTGAAAAACTGAAGAACCTTTGAACGGCGCCAATTGAATGTTCTACCGATTGGAGCTTTATGACCAGCACTAAATTCCATATAGTTTGCAAGCATATAAAgttaaaaacacaatttctttttttttttgtagagGGGGTAACACACTTTATGcacatgaaaaaaaaaaatataaaaaattgaagAGTAGTCCTTGAATGGCGAACCAAAAGGTTTACTGCGTGTTGGCCTCGATCCAGGTTAGGTAGTAGGAGACACGGGTGGCCACATCGGGATACTTGCTGCCGCAGGGTCCGAAGTTGAAGCTGGTCAAACCGCGCAGCACCTTCTCGTCATCGATGACGGGCGCTCCGGCATCCCCACGACAGATGCCCTCGCCCTCGGCTCTGGAGAGGCACACGACGGATTCGTAGCCGTATCCGGCTTCCCATTCGCACAGCGATCGGCTCAGCGTATTGTAGTTGGCCTTCTGCTGCTTGTAGGATGCAGTACCATCCGAAAGTTCACCCCATCCGGCCACATAGACCGGAGTTCCGTTGGGCAGCTCAGCGTCCACATCTTCCGTCTCCTCCTCAGTTTTGGGGGGCAGTGCGATGGCTGCGATGCGATCGCTGAAGACCAGGGTCTCGGCCAGCTCCAGAATGGCGATGTCGTGCAGGAAGTTGCCGTACGATGGCTGGATGAGCACGCTCTTCACATTCACGATGCTGCCGCCGGCGTACTGGTTAATGGTGCCCACGCGGACGGCCAAGGTGCTGGCATCCACTCTGGGGAATCAGAACAAACTGGGATTAGAACTGGTGGATGAATATATTCATACAGTTCTCATAGTGAAACGCTTAGGAAATCCAAGATATATTATGTAGTTGGAACTCACGGGGTGATGCCCACGCTGGACACACAGTGGGCGGCGGTCAGGACGTGGGTCTGCGAGATGATGGCGCCGGAGCAGACGTGGGCCTTGTTGTATCGCACGGATGCCGACCAGGGGTACTCACCCTGGGCGACGTCCTCGCCGCCGAGAATGCGACCTTGTGGCGAGGCCTCCGCGGAGAGGATCAGGCCAAAGATTAGCAGGCCGAGGCCCAGAGTAATGCGTGGATCAGCCATGGCGATGGATTGGCAACTGAATGTGTCCATCACCCAACGATCGGTGGTCAGCGCCACTCAGCGATCTAATCGATGGCCATTGCATGGCGATAAGGAGAGCGACTTGAATTTATGGGGGTAACAAACGTGTGGCGATTAGATTGCTTAACCCAAGGTCGTAAACGGGGTGTTCTATAAAGGCCCGCCGGCCGGCAGGAGCACCTTTCAGTTGAGATCCCACAAGCCATGAGTCCGGTTCAGTCATATCCACACAGTCGactactcctcctcctggtCATCGTGACCTTGGGCGTGGTCCAATCCAGTCGACTGCCGGCGGAGGTGGGCTCCCAGCCACACAGCATCTCCCTGCGGCGGAATGGCGCACATGTGTGCGGAGGAGCTCTGATCCGCGAAAAGTGGGTCCTCACCGCAGCACATTGCGTCAGCTTGGGCGGTGGACAGCAGAGGTAGATGGTTtttacacagagagaaaaagttcatatcaacttaatatttttgcgCAGTTTTTTAGATGCTAATTGTTTCCTTTTCAAGacattacatatttatttcgaaatattttcaaaatttggaAAACAACTTAACATAGCTgttaattccatttaattaattgaaaaggGCTGCCAAGTTGATATAACTTTTTCACTGTGTAGAATAACCCTGTGAAACAGAATACATTTCCCAATCCCTCCATTTAGCTACCCAGCTCCTTCCTACAATGTGCGAGCGGGCAGCATTCAGCGCCTGGCCGGTGGTCAACTGGTGCCGCTGTCCAAGATCATAATCCACACGAACTACTCCAGTTCGGATGCACTTGGCTCTAATGACTTGGCCTTGCTGGAGCTGCAATCGCCGGTGGTCCAGAATGCGAATACGAAACCGATTGATTTGGCCACCGAGCGACCGGCGGCGGGCTCCCAGATCACCTTCTCCGGCTGGGGATCCAGCCAGTTGGACGGATCTCTCAGTCATGACCTCCAGGTGGCCACCAGGCAGAGTCTGAGTGCGTCCGATTGCCAGAAGGAGCTGTTCCTGCAGCAGGAGGATCTGCTCTGTTTGTCCCCGGTGGCCGAGGATTTCGCCGGACTCTGTTCCGGTGATGCCGGAGCTCCGGCGTCCTACAACAACCAATTGGTGGGCATTGCCGCCTTCTTCGTGAGCGGATGTGGTTCCGATCAGCCCGATGGCTACGTGGATGTGACCCAGCATCTGGAGTGGATTAACGAAAACGCTGTTTAAATAAAACCGAGCCGTTTATAGGGATATGATGTATGagaatattgcattttaacaaTTACTTTCATGAGCCACTTCAAATAGTATTTGTTGTTTCATACTAAGTAAAGGGGAAACAtcgtttaaattatttcaaatatcaGTTGTGTAACtctttaaatacaaaaacaactgaagcagattttataaatattatttcaccTAAAGTGGTTCAGGTAGAGTAGGATTTTCCGGCTTTGATTTACACTCAAcaatcttttctattacaaaACTTTTACTTCGAGTGCGTTTAAGATAAAGaaggttttgttttctctgATAGGAAGTAATCCATTATACCAATGTTACAAATTTTAAGTGCTATCAGCATTTCAGCTTATATATGGGTATATATTTACATCTGACTCCGCAATCATTGAATCCACTTATTAATTTATGACTTAATCATTGACCTTTTTATAAGATTTCTAATAAGGCTCCTATAAGTATGCTACATAATtcgaatttcaaaataataatggcTATATTTATTGTCTATCgatatttgtttgatttttactTCATTAGCATTAGCAATAGAAATATTCTTAAGAATTACCAAACTTTCTTAAGAATATTTCTTCACCCTatgatgttaagatacaatattatctTAACTTAATTTGAATGTATAAAACCTATTAAAAAGCCACTAAATGAGGAAATATGATttacaaaaacgaaaaagtaCCTCTAGGttttatttagttaatataCACGTTATAAACATGATATCACAATattaataaactatttttaaacattaatgtTAAGTTCAAATTCCctcttaaaaaacaaaaacgtaaGCTTTTAGAATGCTTTTGCTATCGACATTGgtttattgcatttgctgctggaTCCAATCGTAGTTGGCCGCGATGCTAATGAATCGCTCGGGCAGCATTCCGCCGCACTCGCCCAGGATCTGGGCACCCAGACCCACCAGCTGGCCCTGGTAGACGGCCGGGCCTCCAATGTCTCCACTGCAGATTCCCTGACGACGTCCATGACCCAGGCACAGTACCTGGTCGTCATTCACCAGCAGCTCATCGCGTCTGGCCATGGAGCATTCGCGTGGTGCCATCACCTCGGCGGCTCCAATTTGCAGAGTGCGGTGCATGTTCACCTCGGACTCGGTGGTGCGGCCCCAGCCGGAGACCTCCACCAAGGCGCCCATGGGCGGAACGTCCTGGGACAGCGGAATGGCACTGATTGTCTCGCTGAAAGTAATCTCCTCCTGCAGACGCAGCAGGGCGATTCCGGTATTTAGGGTGCTGTAGTTCGGGTTGATGGTGATCTCCTCCACGCGAATCTGCTTGCCATTGTAGAGATCCACCGATCCCACGTGCACAGCGAACAGGACAGCAGACCATCTGAAATAGGGAGAATTTAATTCGCTAGTTTGCTAGTATGTCTTGGGAGAAAGTTTAGAAGGACTCCAAGtagcttaatttaaatacCCTTCGCTTTTGAACAAATATGTCCTacatatctataaatatttggaatgTCCATTTATCATTGTCTTTTCATAAGAAATACTTTTGGATGCAAACCTCCTTGATCCTagttgcataaatattttgaagatATATATCTCCAGCAAGTTTCGCTTCAACTATAGAAAGTTAATCCAGATTTCCATTACGGTCACTTACGGCTTATCCTTGCCATCGGAGCAGACGCAGGTGAGGGCAGTGAGTGCGTAACGCTGGCCAATGATCACGGCGCCGCAGTTGTAGCTTCCGCCGATGGAGAGGGCCGCCTGGTAGGGCAGCTGGCCGAGAACGGCGTCTTCTCCGCCGGCGATCCTGCCCTGCGGCTGGGCCTCCAGAGCTCCGGCGGCCACAAGGATTAGTCCAATGGTGAGGGTCAGCTTCATGGCACTTCGCTTGCTTGACTTTTGATGGGCTCGCAGCGATGGCGTGAGTTCTTATAGGGCTCGCCACCCGTACAGGGGGTATggcatgggtatgggtatcTTATCTGTCAGCCGGAGAGATAGCCGGATAGATAGAGCCATCCGGTGACAGCGACTCCTCCTGATTAGACAAGCCCTCGCCTTGTGGGAGCTATCGGGATCGAGCCGCGTATCAATGGTATCTCCGGGGATCAGTTTCTGGGAACGCGATAGGGATGGCAAAAGTATAAGTCTATTATATACTATTATTGGGACTATTATTGTCgcaatttaaaaacttaataattatttaaagtgaaattaaagttATAATAATGACTGAAAAGATGTGGTATAATGCCAGGACTGGCTGTTTTCTACGATTATTACCATCATATTTACTTGGATATTTTTGGGATCCAGTAAATTAAGATGTTGTATGACGATTATGTGGGCATTTCCTTGGCCATGTATCAACGAACTCCGCTGGGGTGATAGTTGCTGTCAGCTGCCGGAGTGGAGGGGGTAATAGTCCAGGGCGAACACGTTTGAGGCGAGGCATGCCACACAGAAACGACGACCGGGGCCAACGATCGCAGATCTCGATTCGCACGTAGCAAAGCTCATCTCATCCCAtcccataccataccataccacaCCATCTCATCTTATCCCATCCCATGGCGATCCGATTCGATTTGGCCAGCCGCACAACCAGTTGGCTCTCGTTTCGAACCGCATTTCGCACCGCCAGAGACAAGCCCCCATTATATGGTCGGTCCGACCGCCAGTTTTGACCATTCGCAGACTCACCGCCGACCGACCATGATCTTGCGAACGCCACTCGTTGCCGGccaccagctgcagctgctcctgctgccctccgtcctgctcctcctgctccatctCCTTTTCTGCGATGCGAAGACGGTCAATCCCGATGATTCCATGCAGATGCAGCACCACCAGATGAACGCGGAGCCGGGACTGCCGGAGCCCAGGGCCTACATGCCGGATGCCCAGCACTTGGACTTTGTCTACCACGATCACGAGGAGCTCACAAGGTTTCTCAGGTGAGTCCATTACTCGGAGCTCCTTTGCGGAGattcttcatttatttatataatttaaacttgaTTAAGAACACCTATTATGCTAACTAAACAAGGTATACTGCTAACTATTTTGCTTACTCACGCAATTTTTAAATAGAGCCACCAGTGCGAGGTACCCCAATCTCACCGCCTTGTACTCCATCGGAAAGTCCATCCAGGGACGTGATCTTTGGGTGATGGTGGTCAGCTCGTCGCCATATGAGCACATGGTGGGCAAGCCGGATGTGAAGTACGTGGGCAATATCCACGGAAATGAGCCCGTCGGCCGGGAGATGCTGCTCCACCTCATCCAGTACTTCGTGACCAGCTACAACTCGGATCAGTACGTCAAATGGCTGCTGGACAACACACGGATTCACATCCTGCCCACAATGAATCCGGATGGTTATGCGGTTTCCAAGGAGGGCACATGCGATGGTGGCCAAGGAAGGTGGGTTTCTCTTGCAGATTTCCTAGATTGCACCTCCTAACTTATCTACTTCATAGATATAATGCCCGTGGATTCGATCTGAATCGCAACTTCCCCGACTATTTCAAGCAGAACAACAAGCGGGGTCAGCCGGAAACGGATTCGGTGAAGGATTGGATATCCAAGATCCAGTTCGTGCTCAGTGGAAGCCTGCATGGTGGTGCCCTGGTGGCCAGCTATCCGTACGACAATACGCCGAACTCCAGTAAGTAGTCTCAGTAGTTTGTACTATGTCCAGATCCTGCTACTCCAAATGTCCCTGCAGAAAGAGATCCTAAGTTATTCCCATCTACAGATCATAAAGTTATGTCTGTCTGCTTATTTGGTTACCCATGTTTCTCAGCtgatatgaaaatatgaaatgggGTGGGTCACAACCGAAACTTTGTTAGGAAGCACATTACTCGGTTTCTAGATAGTTCCAGATGGGTGTTATCAACAGAGCCTTACAAAGTCCAATGATAGCCGAATGTTTGTGGACTATGCATTATCAAGAGATCTTAGTGAATGAGCTGTTATGATTTAGTGAATGAGCTATTATCGTTTGAAAACTTGATTGCGATCTGCAAGGACATCCTTAGCTTCGTTCTGCGAGGCCTTATCCTTGCGGCTGCATTTTGGACTCCCAGTCGAGTTCCGATTGATAAAGCTGATTCTGTACTCTCCCACCAATATGGCTGCTCAAAGGGATCTGCCGTTCGTCCGCCCTGTGCGCGAGTGAGTCCGCGACATTAGATCCCGAACGATCCATCTAATCGTGTTTGCTTCTctttccgttccgttccgccAAACATGTCCTTTGGGCGCAGTGTTCCAGACCTACTCGGCGGCGCCATCGCTGACGCCCGACGACGATGTGTTCAAGCACCTGTCCCTGGTCTATGCCCGCAACCATGCCAAGATGTCCAGGGGCGTCGCCTGCAAGTCGGCGACGCCGGCCTTCGAGAACGGCATCACCAACGGAGCCGCCTGGTATCCACTGACCGGCGGGATGCAGGACTACAACTACGTGTGGTACGGCTGCATGGAGATTACGCTGGAGATATCCTGCTGCAAGTTCCCGCCAGCCTACGAGCTCAAGAAGTACTGGGAGGACAATCAGCTGGTGAGTAAATGATTATTTGAAATAGACTAATATACTTATTCCATGATCTCTTTATTTCCCCCATGAAGTCCCTCATCAAATTCCTGGCCGAGGCGCACCGCGGAGTCCAGGGATTCGTGTTCGATCCGGCGGGCATGCCCATTGAGCGAGCCTCCATCAAGATCAAGGGACGCGATGTGGGCTTCCAGACCACCAAGTACGGCGAGTTCTGGCGCATACTTCTGCCGGGCTACTACAAAGTGGAGGTGAGTATTCCTGGCCAGGACCaccatatgtatgtatgtataactTAACTATGCCAATTATATTGAAGGTCTTTGCCGAGGGCTTCGCTCCTCGCGAGGTGGAGTTCGTGATCGTGGAGCAGCATCCCACGCTGCTCAATGTGACGCTGCAGCCCTCAAAGGTAGGTAACCCAAGCAACCCTCGGTGGAGTGGGGTCACCACTTGCCCTATGCTCTTAAAATCCAAGGTGATGGCTAACCCTTTTGTGTGCTTTGAATCCCCTTAATATCCGCTAACGATAATCAGTATCTGTTGGCTTCGGGCACATCGACCACCACAAAATCCTCAACTGTGAATCGCCGCGTCAATGgaaagctgcagctgccaacaGAATAATGGCGATCCGATTTCTTTGAGTGTGTAAATAATAGCTAAATTGGTTTAGACCTAGGAAATGCTACGCAACTAACCCACTAAAACACCATTGAACATCTCACATGAAGCTCAAGTAATCTGTTTTGGTTTCCAAAACTTTCCTAACTTtccaaattaatatattttaaagatctAACACTTTTAGTttgaaaaatctataaaatattaaattgcgtaaaatataaattaagatattgattacatttttgttattaCATTTCGTTTATCAAAAACTTATTCTTTAAAAAAcagattttctttttggtttaaCAAATCTTAGACAAAAGTTGACAAATAATACCCTTAAATACACTGACCTTTGCTGGCAAAAGGtctattattaaatataatggTTGCTTGTAACAATAATCTAGAAAGGGAACCAAATCGTAATCTCTGTGCACCTACGTATAACATCTTGTTGACTTCACAGCGCTTGGAGGGCATCGGGCCCATGGGTCCCGGCGGAGTGCCAGTGGGTGGCGGAGTGGGTCCCGGTGGGTTGTACCGCCCGATTCCGGCGCCCCAGCATTACCGCCCACCTGTACCGCCGTACGCGGGCGCCGCCTCCAGCGACAGCGGCATATTCTCGACCATCAGCAATGGCTTGAACAGCCTGTACTCGAATATATTCGGCTGAGGAGCGGCGATTTCGAGGATCTTCATTaaggatttttttattttattttaagcatgCCTAGAACTTAAGTTGAAACCTTCGTCGTACTATTTATTGTGAACAGGAAGAGATGGGATGGAGAGATCCGAATAAAGCGTTCAACCCGTGCAATCTATTCTATAAGATAATGGTGTTCTTTTTACTGGATGGAAACTCAACCTGGGAACATGCACTTTGCTTCAAAACTGAGCAGCTCGACAAAAAGCAGTCAGATTTTGTGCTCAGCTAAATGGCAAGCTGTAGACTTGGGAAAACTAGGTCGATCAGAACGTTCATTCAAAACCTATCAACAGAAGTCTTATCTCAGACCTtttcttacaatttttttttattttggaaaaaaCGTTCAGAGCAAAATTCTATTCGGTTTTAAGGTCCCtcgaaaataagaaaaccCACTGACATATAGATGCAATATCCGTGAAAAGATTGAAAAACGCTAACACTTAACAGACGTATAAAAAGTTCGAGGAAGATGAGCTACCAAGATATGTACGGATGCAATTTCGATTCGCAATCGGCTGGTCGAGGGAGCAACTTTGAGTTTCGGGTAAGATTGATGCAGTATATAAATGTTCCTAAAGCAAATGGT
This Drosophila simulans strain w501 chromosome X, Prin_Dsim_3.1, whole genome shotgun sequence DNA region includes the following protein-coding sequences:
- the LOC6740172 gene encoding carboxypeptidase D isoform X4 produces the protein MILRTPLVAGHQLQLLLLPSVLLLLLHLLFCDAKTVNPDDSMQMQHHQMNAEPGLPEPRAYMPDAQHLDFVYHDHEELTRFLRATSARYPNLTALYSIGKSIQGRDLWVMVVSSSPYEHMVGKPDVKYVGNIHGNEPVGREMLLHLIQYFVTSYNSDQYVKWLLDNTRIHILPTMNPDGYAVSKEGTCDGGQGRYNARGFDLNRNFPDYFKQNNKRGQPETDSVKDWISKIQFVLSGSLHGGALVASYPYDNTPNSMFQTYSAAPSLTPDDDVFKHLSLVYARNHAKMSRGVACKSATPAFENGITNGAAWYPLTGGMQDYNYVWYGCMEITLEISCCKFPPAYELKKYWEDNQLSLIKFLAEAHRGVQGFVFDPAGMPIERASIKIKGRDVGFQTTKYGEFWRILLPGYYKVEVFAEGFAPREVEFVIVEQHPTLLNVTLQPSKRLEGIGPMGPGGVPVGGGVGPGGLYRPIPAPQHYRPPVPPYAGAASSDSGIFSTISNGLNSLYSNIFG
- the LOC6740172 gene encoding carboxypeptidase D isoform X7, coding for MILRTPLVAGHQLQLLLLPSVLLLLLHLLFCDAKTVNPDDSMQMQHHQMNAEPGLPEPRAYMPDAQHLDFVYHDHEELTRFLRATSARYPNLTALYSIGKSIQGRDLWVMVVSSSPYEHMVGKPDVKYVGNIHGNEPVGREMLLHLIQYFVTSYNSDQYVKWLLDNTRIHILPTMNPDGYAVSKEGTCDGGQGRYNARGFDLNRNFPDYFKQNNKRGQPETDSVKDWISKIQFVLSGSLHGGALVASYPYDNTPNSMFQTYSAAPSLTPDDDVFKHLSLVYARNHAKMSRGVACKSATPAFENGITNGAAWYPLTGGMQDYNYVWYGCMEITLEISCCKFPPAYELKKYWEDNQLSLIKFLAEAHRGVQGFVFDPAGMPIERASIKIKGRDVGFQTTKYGEFWRILLPGYYKVEVFAEGFAPREVEFVIVEQHPTLLNVTLQPSKYLLASGTSTTTKSSTVNRRVNGKLQLPTE
- the LOC6740172 gene encoding carboxypeptidase M isoform X5 → MILRTPLVAGHQLQLLLLPSVLLLLLHLLFCDAKTVNPDDSMQMQHHQMNAEPGLPEPRAYMPDAQHLDFVYHDHEELTRFLRATSARYPNLTALYSIGKSIQGRDLWVMVVSSSPYEHMVGKPDVKYVGNIHGNEPVGREMLLHLIQYFVTSYNSDQYVKWLLDNTRIHILPTMNPDGYAVSKEGTCDGGQGRYNARGFDLNRNFPDYFKQNNKRGQPETDSVKDWISKIQFVLSGSLHGGALVASYPYDNTPNSRLLKGICRSSALCAMFQTYSAAPSLTPDDDVFKHLSLVYARNHAKMSRGVACKSATPAFENGITNGAAWYPLTGGMQDYNYVWYGCMEITLEISCCKFPPAYELKKYWEDNQLSLIKFLAEAHRGVQGFVFDPAGMPIERASIKIKGRDVGFQTTKYGEFWRILLPGYYKVEVFAEGFAPREVEFVIVEQHPTLLNVTLQPSKYLLASGTSTTTKSSTVNRRVNGKLQLPTE
- the LOC6740172 gene encoding carboxypeptidase D isoform X6, giving the protein MILRTPLVAGHQLQLLLLPSVLLLLLHLLFCDAKTVNPDDSMQMQHHQMNAEPGLPEPRAYMPDAQHLDFVYHDHEELTRFLRATSARYPNLTALYSIGKSIQGRDLWVMVVSSSPYEHMVGKPDVKYVGNIHGNEPVGREMLLHLIQYFVTSYNSDQYVKWLLDNTRIHILPTMNPDGYAVSKEGTCDGGQGRYNARGFDLNRNFPDYFKQNNKRGQPETDSVKDWISKIQFVLSGSLHGGALVASYPYDNTPNSSPLGAVFQTYSAAPSLTPDDDVFKHLSLVYARNHAKMSRGVACKSATPAFENGITNGAAWYPLTGGMQDYNYVWYGCMEITLEISCCKFPPAYELKKYWEDNQLSLIKFLAEAHRGVQGFVFDPAGMPIERASIKIKGRDVGFQTTKYGEFWRILLPGYYKVEVFAEGFAPREVEFVIVEQHPTLLNVTLQPSKYLLASGTSTTTKSSTVNRRVNGKLQLPTE
- the LOC6726170 gene encoding serine protease SP24D, which produces MSPVQSYPHSRLLLLLVIVTLGVVQSSRLPAEVGSQPHSISLRRNGAHVCGGALIREKWVLTAAHCVSLGGGQQSYPAPSYNVRAGSIQRLAGGQLVPLSKIIIHTNYSSSDALGSNDLALLELQSPVVQNANTKPIDLATERPAAGSQITFSGWGSSQLDGSLSHDLQVATRQSLSASDCQKELFLQQEDLLCLSPVAEDFAGLCSGDAGAPASYNNQLVGIAAFFVSGCGSDQPDGYVDVTQHLEWINENAV
- the LOC6740172 gene encoding carboxypeptidase D isoform X2 produces the protein MILRTPLVAGHQLQLLLLPSVLLLLLHLLFCDAKTVNPDDSMQMQHHQMNAEPGLPEPRAYMPDAQHLDFVYHDHEELTRFLRATSARYPNLTALYSIGKSIQGRDLWVMVVSSSPYEHMVGKPDVKYVGNIHGNEPVGREMLLHLIQYFVTSYNSDQYVKWLLDNTRIHILPTMNPDGYAVSKEGTCDGGQGRYNARGFDLNRNFPDYFKQNNKRGQPETDSVKDWISKIQFVLSGSLHGGALVASYPYDNTPNSRICRSSALCAMFQTYSAAPSLTPDDDVFKHLSLVYARNHAKMSRGVACKSATPAFENGITNGAAWYPLTGGMQDYNYVWYGCMEITLEISCCKFPPAYELKKYWEDNQLSLIKFLAEAHRGVQGFVFDPAGMPIERASIKIKGRDVGFQTTKYGEFWRILLPGYYKVEVFAEGFAPREVEFVIVEQHPTLLNVTLQPSKRLEGIGPMGPGGVPVGGGVGPGGLYRPIPAPQHYRPPVPPYAGAASSDSGIFSTISNGLNSLYSNIFG
- the LOC6740172 gene encoding carboxypeptidase M isoform X8, encoding MILRTPLVAGHQLQLLLLPSVLLLLLHLLFCDAKTVNPDDSMQMQHHQMNAEPGLPEPRAYMPDAQHLDFVYHDHEELTRFLRATSARYPNLTALYSIGKSIQGRDLWVMVVSSSPYEHMVGKPDVKYVGNIHGNEPVGREMLLHLIQYFVTSYNSDQYVKWLLDNTRIHILPTMNPDGYAVSKEGTCDGGQGRYNARGFDLNRNFPDYFKQNNKRGQPETDSVKDWISKIQFVLSGSLHGGALVASYPYDNTPNSILSHQYGCSKGSAVRPPCARCSRPTRRRHR
- the LOC6726171 gene encoding serine protease SP24D, with protein sequence MKLTLTIGLILVAAGALEAQPQGRIAGGEDAVLGQLPYQAALSIGGSYNCGAVIIGQRYALTALTCVCSDGKDKPWSAVLFAVHVGSVDLYNGKQIRVEEITINPNYSTLNTGIALLRLQEEITFSETISAIPLSQDVPPMGALVEVSGWGRTTESEVNMHRTLQIGAAEVMAPRECSMARRDELLVNDDQVLCLGHGRRQGICSGDIGGPAVYQGQLVGLGAQILGECGGMLPERFISIAANYDWIQQQMQ
- the LOC6740172 gene encoding carboxypeptidase D isoform X3, coding for MILRTPLVAGHQLQLLLLPSVLLLLLHLLFCDAKTVNPDDSMQMQHHQMNAEPGLPEPRAYMPDAQHLDFVYHDHEELTRFLRATSARYPNLTALYSIGKSIQGRDLWVMVVSSSPYEHMVGKPDVKYVGNIHGNEPVGREMLLHLIQYFVTSYNSDQYVKWLLDNTRIHILPTMNPDGYAVSKEGTCDGGQGRYNARGFDLNRNFPDYFKQNNKRGQPETDSVKDWISKIQFVLSGSLHGGALVASYPYDNTPNSSPLGAVFQTYSAAPSLTPDDDVFKHLSLVYARNHAKMSRGVACKSATPAFENGITNGAAWYPLTGGMQDYNYVWYGCMEITLEISCCKFPPAYELKKYWEDNQLSLIKFLAEAHRGVQGFVFDPAGMPIERASIKIKGRDVGFQTTKYGEFWRILLPGYYKVEVFAEGFAPREVEFVIVEQHPTLLNVTLQPSKRLEGIGPMGPGGVPVGGGVGPGGLYRPIPAPQHYRPPVPPYAGAASSDSGIFSTISNGLNSLYSNIFG
- the LOC6740172 gene encoding carboxypeptidase M isoform X1, translated to MILRTPLVAGHQLQLLLLPSVLLLLLHLLFCDAKTVNPDDSMQMQHHQMNAEPGLPEPRAYMPDAQHLDFVYHDHEELTRFLRATSARYPNLTALYSIGKSIQGRDLWVMVVSSSPYEHMVGKPDVKYVGNIHGNEPVGREMLLHLIQYFVTSYNSDQYVKWLLDNTRIHILPTMNPDGYAVSKEGTCDGGQGRYNARGFDLNRNFPDYFKQNNKRGQPETDSVKDWISKIQFVLSGSLHGGALVASYPYDNTPNSRLLKGICRSSALCAMFQTYSAAPSLTPDDDVFKHLSLVYARNHAKMSRGVACKSATPAFENGITNGAAWYPLTGGMQDYNYVWYGCMEITLEISCCKFPPAYELKKYWEDNQLSLIKFLAEAHRGVQGFVFDPAGMPIERASIKIKGRDVGFQTTKYGEFWRILLPGYYKVEVFAEGFAPREVEFVIVEQHPTLLNVTLQPSKRLEGIGPMGPGGVPVGGGVGPGGLYRPIPAPQHYRPPVPPYAGAASSDSGIFSTISNGLNSLYSNIFG
- the LOC120284215 gene encoding chymotrypsin-1, coding for MDTFSCQSIAMADPRITLGLGLLIFGLILSAEASPQGRILGGEDVAQGEYPWSASVRYNKAHVCSGAIISQTHVLTAAHCVSSVGITPVDASTLAVRVGTINQYAGGSIVNVKSVLIQPSYGNFLHDIAILELAETLVFSDRIAAIALPPKTEEETEDVDAELPNGTPVYVAGWGELSDGTASYKQQKANYNTLSRSLCEWEAGYGYESVVCLSRAEGEGICRGDAGAPVIDDEKVLRGLTSFNFGPCGSKYPDVATRVSYYLTWIEANTQ